In Pseudomonadota bacterium, a single window of DNA contains:
- a CDS encoding histidine phosphatase family protein has translation MTLLLIRHGETELNAGRVVQFPDTPLGANGIEQALRLGRHLGTRNIGLVLSSDYRRARMTAASVVAHTGAPMLEHASLRERNFGDFRGSAYAEHGVDIMAPDFVPPNGEGWAAFHARVDQAWQLIQDHAAKVEGDLAVVTHGLVLRSLIERKLTLGDCVLTPDLVVHNTSVTLVERGAPWRLRELASIAHLDDAQAGGIA, from the coding sequence ATGACCCTGCTGCTGATCCGCCACGGTGAAACCGAACTCAACGCTGGACGCGTCGTCCAGTTTCCCGACACGCCGCTCGGCGCCAACGGCATAGAGCAGGCACTGCGTCTCGGCCGCCATCTCGGCACGCGCAACATCGGCCTGGTGCTTTCCAGTGATTACCGGCGCGCGCGCATGACCGCCGCCAGCGTGGTGGCACACACCGGCGCGCCCATGCTCGAGCATGCCAGCCTGCGTGAACGGAATTTCGGGGATTTTCGCGGCTCGGCCTATGCCGAGCACGGCGTCGACATCATGGCGCCCGACTTCGTGCCGCCCAATGGCGAAGGCTGGGCGGCGTTCCATGCGCGCGTCGATCAGGCCTGGCAGCTGATCCAGGACCACGCGGCCAAGGTCGAAGGTGATCTCGCGGTGGTGACCCATGGCCTGGTGCTGCGCTCGTTGATCGAACGCAAGCTCACGCTCGGCGACTGCGTACTGACGCCGGATCTCGTGGTGCACAACACCTCGGTGACGCTGGTCGAGCGCGGCGCGCCGTGGCGCCTGCGCGAACTCGCCTCCATCGCCCACCTCGACGATGCGCAGGCGGGCGGCATCGCCTGA